The Myxococcus guangdongensis nucleotide sequence TACAAGGGAGGCGACTCGCGTCGACACCGCTCGATGGCGTGGGGACATCGCGGATGGAACGTGCAGCCGGGGGGCGGCGCGAGCGGTGACGGCGGCTCCCCTGGGACCAGCAGACGCGTCCGGGTCCGCGACGGGTCCGGCACCGGCACCGCGGCGAGCAGCGCCTGCGTGTAGGGGTGGCGCGGTCGGCGATACAACACGTCCGAAGGGGCCAGCTCGACGATGCGCCCCAGGTACATCACCGCCACGCGCGTGGACACGTGCTCGACGATGTTCAGGTCGTGCGCGATGAACACATAGGTGAGCCCGCGCTCACGCTGGAGGTCCACCAACAGATTCACGATTTGCGCCTGGATGGAGACGTCCAGCGCGCTGATGGGCTCGTCGGCCACCACCAGGTCTGGACGCAGCGCGATGGCCCGGGCAATGCCCAGCCGCTGTCGCTGCCCTCCGGAGAACTCGTGGGGAAGCCGCCCCAGCGCTTCGCGGGGCAGGCCCATCGCGTCGAGCAGCGCGAGGACTTCGCGCTCCTTCTCTCCCGGACCGCGCGCCAGGCCGTGGATGTCGAAGGGCTCTCCCAAGAGCTCGCGCACCGTCATGCGCGGGTTGAGCGAGGCGTACGGGTCCTGGAAGACGAGCTGCATCCGCCGGCGCAGCGGCCTGAGCTTCCGCTGGGACAGGCCGGTGAGTTCCTGCCCATCGAAGCGGATGGAGCCCGCCGTGGGCTCCACCAGTCGCAAGAGCGCTCGCCCCAACGTGCTCTTCCCGCAACCACTCTCCCCCACCAGGCCCAGCGTCTCGCCCCGGAAGACGTCCAGGCTGATGCCGTCCACCGCCTTCACCGCGCCGCGCACACGCTGGAACATCCCCGAGCGCACGGGGAAATGCACCTGGACGTCCCTCGCCTGGAGCAGCGGCTCGACGGGGCTCATGGCGCGGGCACCGGATGATGACAGGCGGCGCGCTGCGAGCCCCGCTTGAGCTCGAGCACCGGCGCCACGCGCGAGCACTCCTCGGTGGCCCGCTCACACCGCTCGCGGAAGGCGCAGCCGGTGGGAAGTCGTCCGAGCGCGGGCACCATGCCGGGGATGGCCCTCAGCCGCCGCTTGGGGCCGCGAGCGCTTGCGTCGACTTCTCCGCCCAGCGCGGGCAGCGAGCGCAACAGCCCCGCGGTGTACGGATGCGCCGGACGGGCGAACAGCTCGCGCACGGGCGCGTGCTCCACCACCTTCCCCGCGTACATCACCACCACCGTGTCACAGCTCTCGGCGACGACGCCCAGGTCGTGGGTGATGAGCATGACCGCCATGCCGCGCTCGGCCTGCAGGCGCTTGAGCAGGTCGAGAATCTGGGCCTGGATGGTGACGTCCAGCGCGGTGGTGGGCTCGTCCGCGATGAGCAGCGACGGGTCGCACGCCAGCGCCATCGCAATCATCACCCGCTGCCGCATGCCTCCGGAGAGCTGATGGGGCCACGCGTCCACGCGCTCGCCGGGCGCGGGGATGCCCACCTGCCGCAGCATCTCCACCGCGCGCTCGCGTGCCTGGGAGCGCGAGGCGCCCAGGTGCAGCCTCACGCCCTCCGAAATCTGCTCGCCCACCGTGAAGACGGGGTTGAGCGACGTCATCGGCTCCTGGAACACCATGGCCACGTGGCGTCCACGCACGCGCCGCAGCTCCTCCTCGGGGAGCGTCAGCAGGTCGCGTCCCTCGAAGAGCACCTCGCCGCCCGCCACCCGCACGGGCGGCTGGGGCGCGAGTCGCAGCACGGACAGCGCGGTGAGGCTCTTGCCACAGCCGCTCTCCCCCACCACGCCCAGCGTGCCGCCAGGAGGCAGCGCGAAGGACACCCCGTCCACCGCGCGCACCGGACCGTCCTCCCGCGACAGCTCCACGGTGAGCCCCCGGACATCCAGCAGGGGCCCCTCCGCCGAGGGCGACGCGACGGAGGTCACTTCTTCGCCAGCTCCTCCAGGAACTCCACCTCCTGGATGAGCCCCTTGCGGATGAGCAGGCGGATGAGGCTGGCCACCATGCGCGCGGGCTTCACCTTCTCCGTGTCCAGCACCGCCTCGTCGCCCCGCGACATGCGCTCCAGGTCATCCAGGATGGCCAGGTCGTCGTCGGAGAAGTCCGGCGTGGGCGTGAGCGCCAGCGCGGGCTGCGAGCCCTTCGCCGCGCCACCGAACATCACCACCGGGACGCGCGGCTTGCCGTCCTCCACCTCGAGCACGGGAGGCGGCGGAGGCCGGGGCGGCGGAGGCGGCTTCACGCCGAGCAGGTCATCCAGCGAATCACCTCCCGGGCCGCCAAGGGCCTCGGCGGGCGGAGGCGGCGGCGTCCCAGGACGACGGGCCGCGGGGGCGGCGGGGGGCGGTCTCGCTGCGGGGGGCTTCGGCGTCTCCGGCATCTCCCACTCCAGTGGCGTTCCCGCGGCCACGGGAAGAGGACCTGCGCCCTCCTCCTCGTACAGCGGCTCCGCCTCGACGATGTCCAGCGGCTCTCCCCGCGCCCGAGCCAGCGCGGTGTCCAGGTCGTCCGACGCGACGACGAAGACCCGCACCTGCTTGCGGAGCTGGAAGCGCAGCTCATCCACCAACGTCAAATCCCCCGGGTCCTCCACGGCGACGTGGACGCGCTCGCTGCGGCCCTCCACCTCCATCCGGAAGAGGAGCACCCGGTGCTCGGCCTGGAAGTCCAACGACACCAGCGACGACACCGCTGGCGCAATCTCATCCGGCAGCTCGATGAAGGGCAGCCCGTGCTGCACGGCCAGGGCCCGGGCGACGTGGAGGGGCGCGCACGCTCCCTGCGCCACCAGCACCTCGCCCAGCCGCATGTTCCCCGGAGCACCCTTCTGCCCGAGCGCCACCCTCACCTGCTCCGCCGTCACCACGCCTGACTCGACGAGCAGCTCGCCAATCTTCTTGCGCATAAGGCAGAGCTACCGCTTGACCTTCGCGAGGTACTCATCGCGGGAGAAGACGTTCTTCTCGATGAGCAGCTCCACCATGGCCTTCAGGGCCGCCACTTCCTTGCGCTGCACCTCTTCCACGCTGCGCAGGAGGTCCGCCGGGGTTCCACCGCCCGACGCCGCGCGAGGGGCCTCCGCCACGGGAGGCGGCGGGCGCGCGGCGGGGGCGGGCTTGGGCGCCGGAGCCGTGGCGACAGCGGCCGCCGCCGGGTCGATGTCCTTGAGGTTCTTCACCACCGTGCGGCCCTGGGCGTCCACCACCTTGAAGTTGGTGTCCGCGTCCTCCAGCTCCATGTTCTGCTCGTACATGCGAGCAAACGCCCGGGCGATGGAGGTGCGGCCGGCGACGTTGGGGATGATGCGGCACTTCGTCACGGCGCGCAGCTCGTCGAGCATCCGCACGTTGAGCGGATCCGACATCGCCACCACCAGCGTCTTGCCCTCGTCGCGCAGCTGCAGCGGCAGCACCGAGAAGTCGCGCGCCGTCTGCGCCGGAATCTTCGCCTTCACGTGCGGCGCGACCACCTGCACCGCGTCCAGGTTGACGGCCGGCATCCCGAGCTGCTTGGACAGCGCCCGCACCAGGATGTCCTCGGAGACGAGGCTCATCCGCACCAGGATTTCGCCGAGCTTGCCGCCCCACTTCGCCTGTTCGGCGAGCGCGGCCTTGAGCTGGCTCTCCTGGAGCACATTCGCCTTGATCAGCAATTCTCCAAGCTTGATCTGTGCCATGTCGTGGGGGCCACTCTACCCGAGTCCAGCCGTCGCGCTCCTTCTTCCGTGCCTGGCCGGTCAGGAACCCGGCGCCGGGGGTACCGGCGACTCGGGGGGACCGAGGGACTGCTCACGCCCGGAGTCATCCACCTCGACGACCTTGGCCCCCTCCGGCGGGGTCAGCTCGTAGAGCGTCAGGTCCGGCCGGGCGTTGAGCTTGATCTGCTGGTAGCGCACCTGGAGCTTCGTCTGGGCCTGCTTCGCGTCCAGCTCCACCTTGCCCGGGAAGATGAGCCCGCCGCGCTCCAGGAAATCGTCGAACGCCAGGTCGTACCCCGGCACGCCCCGCACCTGGCTGCGCACCACGCGCAAGTACTTGGGGTGAACCTGTAGCACCTGGGTGGCCGCCCCTTGATGGAGCGTGAGCACATAGACGCCCTCCTTCGCGTCCAGCTCCAGCGTCTTGCGCTCGGGCGGGATGAGGGGCACCTGGCCCAGCAGGATGGCCACCAGCTCCTCGCCCGGGAGGACCACGGGGAGGAAGCGCGAGACGTTCTGCGGACTCGCCGGCCCCTGGTACCAGGTATGTGTCTGGGCCTGATACAGGCCGAAGCGCGAGCCGTCCCCCACCAGGGAGGCGAGGGGCCGGTTGAAGAAGTCGAACGTCTCCAGGTGCAGGAGGGCCGGCCGGGTGACGGCGAGGAACATGCCGATGGTGCCGCTCTGCTGGGGGGACTCGACGCGCAGCTTCGCGTCCCCCTCGAGGGTCACGACGTTCTCCTGGTTCGCCCGGACACGTTGGTAGACGACATCCGCGTCGGTGAGCTGGCCCTCGGGGCCGAACTCGATGCGCTTGGGGCAACCCGAACAGAGCACTCCCAGGAAGATTGCGGCGGCTGCGCGGTTCATATGTCCTAGTCTGGGCCATGGCGCCCTGCCGGGTCACCCACCAATGAGCCTGAACGACATCCTGCATTACCTCCGCCTGGGCGGAGTCACCCTGGCCCTGCTGCTGTTGGCCTCCGTCGCCGCGCTCGTCGTGGCCGTGGAGCGCATCATCGCCCTCTGGGGGGTGAGCGAGCGCTCGCGCCTGCTGGGCGAGGCGGTCAGCAAGCACCTGCTTCGCGGCGACGTGGCCGCGGCCCGCACCGCCGCCGAGCGCTCCGACTCCGTGGCCGCCGACATCTTCCTCGCGGGCTTCGACCGCTGGGAGCGCAGCCGGGGCACGGGCGGCGCGGGCGTGGAGGCCGCCGTGGAGCGCGAGCGCGCGCAGGTGGGCCTCAAGCTGCGGCGCAACCTGTGGATCCTCGCCACCATCGGCTCGATTACCCCCTTCGTGGGCCTGTTCGGCACCGTGGCGGGCATCATGCGCTCGTTCAAGGACCTGGGCCTGGACGTGGAGGCGGGCGGCACCGGCGGCAGCGCGGCGGTGATGACCGGCATCTCCGAAGCGCTCGTGGCGACCGCCGTCGGCATCCTCGTCGCCGTGCAGGCCATGGTCTTCTACAACTACTTCCAAGCCCGGCTGTCGCGCGTGCTGGTGGAGCTGCGGCTGATGGGCGACGAGTTCGCGGAGCTGCTCAAGGAGCGCGCCGCGGGGGGACCTCCTCCGGAGCCCTCGCCCCGCCCCGACGCCCCGGCCACTCCCCGCGCCGACTCGCAGCCGGCCTGAAGCCCGGAAGGAACGCACCATGGCCATGGGCAAGACACCGGGGTCCGACGACGGCGATGAAGGCGTCTTCGCGGAGATCAACATCACCCCGCTCACCGACATCTTCCTCGTGCTGCTCATCATCTTCATGGTGACCAGCTCGGTCATCGTCCAGCAGGGCCCGGGAGGCGGCGCGAAGGCGGGCCTCAAGGTGAACCTGCCCAAGGGCGGCGCGGCGGACGTCACCGCGAAGACGACGGACCTGTCGGTGGCGGTGCTCGCCGACGGCCGCTTCGTGCTGGCCGGCAACGTCGTGACCCAGGAGGAGCTGCAGAAGTCCTTCGACGAGGCCAAGCAGAAGGACCCGGACACCGTCGTCATCGTCCAGGCCGACGAGGGCGTGCCCCACGGCACCGTCGTCCAGGTGATGGAGCTGGCGAAGAAGGCCGGCCTGGGACAGCTCGCCATCGGCGTGCGCGAGGGCGACTGACGCCCCGTTCCACGGCACACCGCTGAAAATCATCGAGGCCACCTCGGGAAGCTTGGGCTCCCCAGGGTGGCCTCGAGTGTTTCAGGTGGGCGCCCCATTCACCTGGGGCGCCTCGACTTCAGGAGCGAGCCTGCCGCTCAGACGGACGCGAAGGCCGCGTCGGTGATCTCCATCGGGGACGTGTCCTCGAGGGCGATGAGGCGCGCGGCCTGCTCGACGTTGGGCAGCACGTTGCGCGCGTAGAACAGCGCGCTGTACTTCTTGCCGTCGTAGAAGGCGCGGTCCGGGTGGTCCGCGGACAGCTCCGCCTTGGCCTTCTCCGCGATGAGCGCCGCGTCCAGCAGCAGCCAGCCCACGGCGACCTCGGACATCATGTTGAGGAAGCGGTTGGCGGACAGGGGAATCAGCGGGAACTTGCCGCCGTCCTGCGACCAGCCGAACACCGTCATCGCGCTGGACATCAGCGCCTCCTGGGCGCTCGCGAGGATCTTCACGGCCTCGCCGTACACGGCGTGCTCGCGGTTGGCCTCGACGAAGGCGCCCACGTCGCCCATGAACTGCTGGAAGTGCGCGCCGCCGGCCTGACCCAGCTTGCGGCCCACCAGGTCCATGGCCTGGATGTGGTTGGTGCCCTCGTAGATGGAGAAGATCTTCGAGTCACGCGTGTACTGCTCCACCGGGTAGTCCTGGATGTAGCCGGCGCCGCCGTACACCTGGATGGCCTGCGAGCACAGGCGGTAGGACTGGTCGGAGCCGTAGGACTTCACCAGCGGGGTGAGCAGCTCCACCTGGCCCTTGTGGTAGGTGGCCGCCTCGTCGTCCTTGCCCGCCAGCTGCCGCGCCTTGTCCAGGTGGTGCGCCAGCTTGATGACCAGCGCGCGGATGCCCTCCACGTGGGACTTGATGTCCAGCAGCATGCGGCGGACGTCCGGGTGCTCGATGATGGCCGCGCGCGCCGCGGTGGGGTCCTTCCACTTGGTGAAGTGGGAGCCCTGCTTGCGGTCCTTCGCGTAGTCCACCGCGTTGTAGTAGGCGGCGCTCGCCAGCGCGACGCCTTGGATGCCCACGGCGATGCGCGCGCCGTTCATCATCTTGAACATCTGGCTCATGCCGACGTGCTCGACGGTGCCGACGAGCTCGCCCAGACAGCCGTCGCTCTCACCGAAGTTCAGCACACAGGTGGCCGAGCCGTTGATGCCCATCTTGTGCTCGATGGAGCCCACCGACACGTCGTTGGACGCGCCGGAGCTGCCGTCCTTGCCGATGCGCAGCTTGGGGACGATGAACAGCGACAGGCCCTTGGTGCCGGGCGCCGCGCCGTCGATGCGCGCGAGGACCAGGTGGATGACGTTCTCCGCCATGTCGTGGTCGCCGCCGGAGATGAAGATCTTCGTCCCCTTGATGTTGTACGTCCCGTCACCGTTGCGGCGCGCGGTGGACTTGGCCGCGCCCACGTCGGAGCCGGCGTGCGGCTCGGTCAGGCACATGGTGCCGCCCCACGTGCCGTTGAGCATGCGCTCCACGAACAGGTGCTGCTGCTCCTTCGTGCCGCACTCCGCGATGACCTCGGCCGCGCCGAAGGACAGACCCGGGTACATGTTGAAGGCCGTGTTGGCGCCCGATAGCAGCTCCTCCACCGTCACCTGCAGCATCATCGGCGCGCCCTGGCCGCCGTGCTCGGGGCTGACCGCCACCGTCTTGAAGCCCTGCTCGTAGAGTTTCTTCCACGCGTCCTTGAAGCCCGTGGGCGTGAAGACCGAGCCGTTCTCCACCCGACAGCCCTCGCGATCACCCACCGAGTTGAGGGGCCCGAGCACCTCGCGCGCGAAGCGGTACGTCTCCGTCAGCACCGCCTTGGCCTCGTCCGGGCCCCAGGCGTCGTACGGCGCCTGACCAGCCACCTGGCCGAAGCCGAACTGCTCGAACAACGTGAAGAAGATCTCTCGGAGGTCGGTCTTGTAGGTGTTGATGCCGGCGGACATGGCCACTCCTGCGTGACGGCTCGCTGCCCACCCTCCAGGGAGGGCCTCGGGTCAGCGGCGCGAAATTGAGACACAGGAAGTGTGGCGGCGACTGATTTTTGAGTCAACCCTGAATGACACCCTGCGTTGAGGGGCAACCCGTCTGCCCCTCACCGCAGGTCTGCAAAGCGCTACTTCTTGACCTTCTTGGCCGAGGGGAGTGTCGCCGTCTTGGCGGCGGGCTTCTCCCGGGGGGCCGTCTTCTTGGAGGAGGCACCGGCCGGACGCTCGTCCGAGTCCTCGTCGTCATCCTCCTCGTCCTCGGAGGCGACCGACGCCTCGCTCACCCCGCCGGCGCTGCTGGGGGTGGGCACGGGGGCCGCGAGGCTCTCGCGGGGCACCTCGATGACGATGGGGCTCTGACCCGAGCGCTGACGGTTCTCGTCCTCGAGCGAATAGAAGAGCTGGATGTGCGCGCCGCCCTTCATCACCAGCTCACCGCGCTGGTTCTCCGCCCACAGGTCGATTTCGACGTAGTAGCGGCCGCCGGTGCCGTGGCGGTTGCTCACCCGGCCCTTGCAGACGACGGTGTCGCCCGGCCAGACCATCTTGTTGAAGCGCACGTTGTAGCGGCGCATCTGGCCGCCGCGGGCCCAGTCGCTGATGAGCTGGCCGAGCATGCCCATGACGAGCATGCCGGGGGCGTAGACGCTCGGCATGCCCACGCTCTTGGCGTAGATCTCATCGACGTGGACCGGGTTGTAGTCCCCCGAGGCGCCCGCGTACCGGGACAGCTGGACGCGGTCGACGGGGGCCTTGGCCAGGGCCGGCAGCTCGTCCCCGACGCGGATGGACTCGAAGTAGAGCTTGCGCGCGGGCATCACGGGGTCTCCTTGGTGGCGCGGACCACGAGCGTCCGGCGGGCTCGGAACACCAGGTTGCCTTCCTCGTCGCGGCCTTCGTCCTCGATGACCGCGATGTCCATCTTCCCCGACGGGCCCTGACGCTCGGAGACGTCCGCCACGCGCGTGGAGACGTAGATGCGGTCTCCGGCGAAGATGGGGCGCTCGTACTCGAAGCCCTGCTCCGCGTGGAGCAGGCTCTTGATGCCCACCCCGAGCAGCTCCCTCAGGTCCGCGGCCGAATGGAAGGACGCGGGGAAGGTGGGCGGCGCGATGATGGTGGGGTAACCGGAGGCCCGAGAGTACTCCTCGTCGTAGTAGATGGGGTTGTAGTCGCCGATGGCCTCCGCGAAGCGGCGGATGGCCCCCTTCTCCACTTCGTTCAGCGTCGGCGGCGAGGCACGGCCGATCGCATTCTTGTCCAGCATTATCCCTCTCCTGACTAGCGTCCGGCCGGAAGCTCGAGCACCGTGAGGAGCCCAGCTTCGGCGGCCGTCAAGCGTGGCGCGGCATTCACCAGCGCGTTCGCGGTGGCCCGGTCGCCCGCCACTCCCCCCGGGATTTCCAGCACCAATCGAGGGTCCGCATCGATTTCGATGCGGTCCTTCGGGTCCTCTGCCCCCACGGCGATGGTCAGCTCCAGCCGCACCCGCTCCTGCCCGTCCTCCAAACCCACCACCGACTGGAACATGCCCGCCACCCGTCCCTTCTTCACCGCGAACGCTCCGCCCGAGATGTCCTCCTCGGCGAAGACGGGGGCTACCTCTTCCTCGTAGTCATCACAATCCAACCCCAGCCCCAATGCCGCGAGTGCCGCCGACTCCACCAGCCCCACGTGGCCGAGTTGCTCACCATCCACCAACTCGAAGAACTCCTCCTCGCTCAACCCCGCGCCCACCTTGCGCTGCAGCGCTTCACGGCGGGTGCGCGCGTCCACCACCCGGGTGACGGTGGCGCGCCGCACGGGCCCACACACCTGCCCGGCCGTGGCCACCAGCCGGTCCATGATGAAGCCCGGGTTGACGCCCGCGCCCAGCACCGCCACCTCGGCGCGCTGCGCGGCCTCGTCCAGCTTGTCCGCCAGCTCCGGGTAGTTGAGATAGGGGAAGGCCAGCTCCTCGCACGTGCTGACCACGGGCAGGCCCAGCTTGATGGCCGCGAGCAGCTGCTCCATCACCTGCGGCAGCCGTGAGCCCGTGGCGTGCAGCAGCACCACGCCCTTGCGCCGGCCCACCGCCTTCTCCAGCGAGTCCACCACCTTCACGCGCGGCGCCGGACCTCCCAGCACGTCACCCAAGGGGCGACCGACCAGGGAGGGATGGGTATCCACGGCCCCAATCAATTCCACTTCCGGGCTGGACAGGGATGCCTTGGCAATCTCCTGCCCGATGAATCCCAGCCCCATCACGACCACCGGCACCGGCCCTGCTGGGGCTCTAGCCATCGGAGATTGCTCCAGGATTCCAAGGGGTTAGCGTTGAAACGCAGCCTTGCCGCGCACCATAAATCACACCTTGGCGGGCAGGCAAGCATCACTTGGTTCCGCGCATCTTGCGCAATGCGAGAACCTTCAAGGATTTCCGGGGCTTGCGCGCGCAAAACCGTCGGGGGGGCCCTGTTTGGGTGCGCGACAAGGCTGTATAAAGAAAGACAGGCCCAAAATCCCCCGGAGACCCTCCAACATGGACCGCATCCTCGTGGTGGATGACGACGTGCTCATCCTCGCCGCGCTCTCCCGGATCCTCCAGACGGAAGGCTATGACGTCGTCACGCACAGTGACCCCGCGCTCGCCGCCCGCGAGGTGGGCTTCTGCGTGGTGCTGACGGACTTCATGATGCCGTACCTCAACGGCATCGAGCTGTTGGGCGCGCTGAGGGAGAAGAACCCCAAGGCGGTGCGGCTGATGCTCACGGCGGCGGCGGACTTCCGAATCGCCTCCGAGGCGGTCAACCGCGGCGAGGTGTTCCGGCTGCTCGGCAAGCCGTGGTCGCTCAGCGAGCTGACGAGCAGCGTGCGGCAGGCCGTGGAGCACTACCGGCTGGTGGAGGCCAACGAGCGGCTGACGCGCGAGGTGGCGGAGAAGAACGCGGAGCTGGTGGCCATCAACCAGGACCTGGAGCGTCGGGTGGTGGAGCGCACCACGGGGCTGCTCGATGGGCTCATCAGCGCGCTGGACTACCGCGACACGGAGACGCAGTGGCACTCGCGTCGGGTGGCGCTGTACTCGCGGCGGCTGGCGGAGGAGGTGGGCCTGGTGGGCGCCGCGCTGGACGTGGTGGAGCAGGGAGCGCTCCTGCACGACATCGGCAAGATTGGCGTGCGCGACTCCATCCTGCTCAAGCCCGGGCCGCTGACGCCGGACGAATGGGTGGAGATGCGCAAGCACCCGGAGTTCGGCTACCGGATGATGGCGAAGATGCCCTACCTGCACGAGGCGGCGCTCATCGTCCTGCAGCACCAGGAGCGCTGGGACGGCAAGGGCTATCCCCAGGGGCTGTCCCGCGAGGAGATCAGCATCGGCGCGCGCATCTTCTGCCTCGCTGACACGGTGGACGCCATCACCTCGGACCGGCCCTACCGCAAGGGGCGGCCCATGAGCGTGGCGCGGGACGAGATTCGCCGGTGCTCGGGCACCCAGTTCGACCCGAACCTGGCGGATGCGTTCCTGCGCATCCCCGAGACGGAGTGGCAGCGCATCCGCCACCAGGTGGAGCAGCTCGAGGAGGAGGAGAACCTGCGCTGGCGCAGCCACCCGCTGGGTGTCCCCGCACCGCTCGCCCGCGCGAGCGGCGCCTGAACCACCGCCGTCAGGGCGACAGCGTCACCGGGCTGACCTCGCGGATGACGTCGCCCTCGAGCAGCGCGTCCACCACGTCCAGCCCCGAGGCCACCTCGCCGAAGGCCGTGTAGCGGCCGTCCAGGTGCGGCTGGGGCGCGTGCGTGAAGAAGAACTGGCTGCCGCCCGTGTCCTTGCCGGACAGGGCCATGCCCAGCGTGCCGCGCGTGTACGGCCGGCGGGTCATCTCGCAGCGGATGGAGTGCCCTGGCCCGCCCTCCCCGTCCCCGCGCGGGTCTCCGCCCTGCGCGACGAAGTCCGGCACCACGCGGTGGAAGGTGACGCCGTTGAAGTAGCCCTTGCGCGCGAGCGCGTACAGGTTGCCCGCCGTGAGGGGTGCCTCGTCCGCGTCGAGCCGCACCGTGATGTCGCCCTTGTCCGTGCGCAGCACCAGCCCCGCTCCCTTGGGCGCGGGCTCCGGGCGGAAGGCGTAGGCGGGGAGCTCCACGCGCTCGGAGCGCACGGGCTGGCCGGTGAGCTTCGTCAGCGACTCGGCGGCCACGCGGCGCACGTTGGCGTGAGGGAGCGACAGCCACTGTCGGAACCGGGGTTCGGCGGCCGGCCCCTGCAGGGCCACGAGCGCGCCGGCCACCGGGTCCGCGAGGTCCGGCTGTGAAGGCACCCGCTCCGCCAGCGCCTCCAGTTCCGGCGGCATCGCGGGGGGCTTGAGCAGTCCCAGCGTCGCGGCCGCGGCGCCGGCGACCACCAGGTCCTCGTCCTGGAGGAGCGCGCTCACCGCCGTCGCGGCCCGGGGCACGGGACGCTCGGCGAGGACTTCCATCGCCGTGAGCCGCACGCGCGCGGCCGGGTGGCGCAGGTAACCCACCGCGAAGTCCGCGGGCGTCTTCTTCGAGGAGAGCGCCACCTCGCGCAGGCCCAGGGCCAGCCGGCGGTCCTCGGGCACCTTGTCGAAGCCGCACGTGCGCACGTCCGCCACCACGCCGCGCTGCCGGTCCAACGCCGCCGCCAGCCGACAGTCGAGCCAGCCCAGGTCCGCGCGCGCGATGTCCGACGCCGCGCCCCGCTCCGCGTCCGCCAGCGCGAGCCGCAGCGCCACCAGCACCGGCGCCCCGAAGTCGGGCAGGCCCTGCTGCGCCAGCGCCAGCAACGGGTGTCCATCCGCCGAGCGCGCCAGCGTCTCCACCCGAGGCGTCGCGCTCGTGGGCACGGGCGTCTCCATGCCTCGCGCCACGCGCTTGGCCCGAGGCGTCAGTCCCTCCAGCACGTCCAGCGGCAGGCAGGGCCCGCCGCACGTGGCCGCGAGCTTCGCCAGTGAGCGCGTCGCCTCCGCCGCCACGCGCGGCACCGAGTCATCCAGCAGTCGCCCCAGCACCACCGCGTCCTCCGGCCCCCCCACGTCGCCGAAGGCCTTCGCGCACAGGCCGCGCACGTCCGCGTCCTCGTCCTCGAGGCAGCGGCGCAGCGTCGGCAGTTCCTCCGCGCGCTTCGCGGTGGCGAGCAGATAGGCCGCGCCGTAACGCGCCTCCACCGGCATCCCGGCCGCGAGCAACGCCCGCGCGGGGGCGAGCGGGACATCCTTCACCACCGCCGCGCCGCCCCGACGTGCCGCCACGCCGAGCACCAGCGCGGCCCTGCCCGCCGTCGCGACCTCCTTGCCCTGCAGGCGCTCGACGAGCCGCGCCAGCGCGTCCTGGGTGCCCACACGGCCCAGGGAGTCGAGCTGCGCGTCGCGCGCGTCCACGTCCTGCTCCACCGCCTCGGCCGCGAGCAGCGGCGCCACCAGGCGCGCGCGCTCGGCGTCCGTCGGCGCCTCCCACGCCAACGCCAGCTCGCCCACCGCGAAGGCGGCCTCACCGCGCACGCGCGGCTCCGAATCCTTCAGCCCCCGCGCCACCACGTCCAGCGTGGCCAGGTCCTGGATGCGCGCCAGCGCGCGATAGGCCCGCGCGCGGATTCGCGCGTCCGGCGCATCGTGGGCCAACGCCGCGAGCTGCCCGTCACCGAGCGAGCGGCGGTCCTCCCAATCCCGGATGCGCGCCATCACCTCCGGGTCCGGGGGCGCCTCATCAGAGTCGCGGACACCGCGGTGACAACCGGAGAGCAGGACGACGAGGGCCAGGCAGACGTGGGGAAGTCGGACGGGGCTCATGCGGCGCATGGGCTGGGGCCTAGGCCAATTCCCCGCGAAAATCCAGGGGTTAGGCCGCGTGCCGTTTGACACGTCCGCCCCGGCCCCGGAAGATGCGCCTTCGCATCTCTCAGCAGGAGCGCCGGTCCTGAACTGCCCTGGCTGCGGCTCGAAGGTAGCCGCCAACTCATCCATCTGTCCCGTCTGCGATTACATCATCGACGGCTCGTTCCTCTCCGCCGAGCCCCCCGCGGA carries:
- a CDS encoding peptidylprolyl isomerase, whose protein sequence is MRRMSPVRLPHVCLALVVLLSGCHRGVRDSDEAPPDPEVMARIRDWEDRRSLGDGQLAALAHDAPDARIRARAYRALARIQDLATLDVVARGLKDSEPRVRGEAAFAVGELALAWEAPTDAERARLVAPLLAAEAVEQDVDARDAQLDSLGRVGTQDALARLVERLQGKEVATAGRAALVLGVAARRGGAAVVKDVPLAPARALLAAGMPVEARYGAAYLLATAKRAEELPTLRRCLEDEDADVRGLCAKAFGDVGGPEDAVVLGRLLDDSVPRVAAEATRSLAKLAATCGGPCLPLDVLEGLTPRAKRVARGMETPVPTSATPRVETLARSADGHPLLALAQQGLPDFGAPVLVALRLALADAERGAASDIARADLGWLDCRLAAALDRQRGVVADVRTCGFDKVPEDRRLALGLREVALSSKKTPADFAVGYLRHPAARVRLTAMEVLAERPVPRAATAVSALLQDEDLVVAGAAAATLGLLKPPAMPPELEALAERVPSQPDLADPVAGALVALQGPAAEPRFRQWLSLPHANVRRVAAESLTKLTGQPVRSERVELPAYAFRPEPAPKGAGLVLRTDKGDITVRLDADEAPLTAGNLYALARKGYFNGVTFHRVVPDFVAQGGDPRGDGEGGPGHSIRCEMTRRPYTRGTLGMALSGKDTGGSQFFFTHAPQPHLDGRYTAFGEVASGLDVVDALLEGDVIREVSPVTLSP